The following coding sequences lie in one Acidobacteriota bacterium genomic window:
- a CDS encoding tetratricopeptide repeat protein — translation MKTLLTVAMLVGASALAGAQERLSDQLRKGIVQEEVNQNLPKAIEAYQAIVAQFDEERKTAAAALYRLAECSRKAGKREQALAAYQRVVREFSDQAALVESSRKQLTTVFGQSNVTGAPVARPQAGSIESRERTRDSLQREKAVLEERFVALEQRIKAGVVSRESPEHLKLRQRIEQLKQQLDVTGASQLASDRPQVAKERPMGSLEETRIEMEAAERRLAEFQARVERGQPFSGDIRDLQTQYQILKLRHEEQLKLRQANISAEQEAQLMTQRMMKSVQAEIMLLQERMAAIQKKIEVGMKSTDDSELLQIKRDLLGLQRKLDELRSGLKR, via the coding sequence ATGAAGACCCTTTTGACCGTCGCGATGCTCGTCGGGGCGTCGGCGCTCGCCGGCGCGCAAGAGCGGCTGTCCGACCAACTTCGCAAGGGGATCGTGCAGGAGGAGGTCAACCAGAACCTGCCCAAGGCCATCGAGGCATACCAGGCGATCGTCGCCCAGTTCGACGAGGAACGAAAGACGGCGGCCGCGGCGCTGTACCGCCTGGCCGAGTGTTCCCGCAAGGCCGGCAAGCGTGAGCAGGCTCTCGCCGCCTACCAGCGAGTCGTGCGTGAGTTCTCCGACCAGGCAGCCCTCGTCGAATCGAGCCGCAAGCAGTTGACGACCGTCTTCGGCCAGTCCAACGTGACGGGGGCGCCGGTAGCGAGGCCGCAAGCGGGCAGCATCGAGTCGCGAGAGCGGACACGGGACAGCCTCCAACGTGAGAAGGCGGTTCTGGAGGAGCGGTTCGTGGCCTTGGAGCAGCGGATCAAGGCGGGAGTGGTCTCTCGCGAGAGCCCAGAGCACCTCAAGTTGCGCCAACGAATCGAGCAGCTGAAACAGCAACTCGATGTCACTGGTGCGAGCCAGTTGGCCTCCGATCGCCCGCAAGTCGCAAAAGAAAGGCCGATGGGCAGTCTAGAGGAGACCAGGATCGAGATGGAGGCGGCGGAAAGGCGGCTTGCTGAATTTCAGGCGAGAGTAGAACGCGGCCAGCCTTTCTCGGGGGACATTCGGGACTTGCAGACGCAGTATCAGATCCTGAAGCTGCGGCACGAGGAACAGCTCAAGCTGCGCCAAGCGAACATCAGCGCCGAGCAGGAAGCGCAACTGATGACACAGAGGATGATGAAAAGCGTCCAGGCGGAGATCATGCTTCTTCAGGAGCGGATGGCCGCTATCCAGAAGAAGATCGAGGTAGGCATGAAGTCGACCGACGATTCGGAACTGCTCCAAATAAAGCGAGATCTGCTGGGCCTCCAGCGGAAGCTGGACGAACTGCGATCCGGCTTGAAGCGCTGA
- a CDS encoding response regulator transcription factor, whose product MSDRPRPSSHTALGPRVLVIEDEAPMRMALEDILKADGYRVLCAADGQAGLALALDEKPDLILLDVMMPKLDGLAFCTELRRVAVVVPVLMLTARGQVEDRVAGLDTGADDYLVKPFSTDELLARVRALLRRATRGAGTPKTLTLGDVVIDLVKQSARRGGRSIQLTAREYSILRVLAESRGEPVTRERFLDRAWGYTAFPTTRTVDTHIAVLRGKIEADPEKPRWITTVHGVGYRLESPPLQDEA is encoded by the coding sequence ATGAGCGACAGACCCAGGCCTTCGAGTCATACCGCGCTCGGTCCACGCGTCCTCGTCATCGAGGATGAGGCGCCGATGCGCATGGCGCTCGAGGACATCCTGAAAGCGGACGGCTACCGCGTGTTGTGTGCAGCAGACGGGCAGGCGGGATTGGCGCTGGCGCTGGACGAGAAGCCGGACCTCATTCTGCTCGACGTCATGATGCCGAAGCTCGATGGCCTCGCGTTCTGTACCGAACTGCGGAGAGTGGCGGTGGTGGTGCCTGTGCTGATGCTGACCGCCAGGGGACAAGTGGAGGATCGGGTCGCCGGACTCGACACCGGCGCCGACGACTACCTCGTGAAGCCGTTCAGCACCGACGAACTGCTTGCGCGGGTGCGCGCGCTACTGCGCCGTGCGACGCGGGGCGCCGGGACACCCAAGACGCTCACGCTCGGCGACGTCGTCATCGACTTGGTGAAGCAATCGGCCCGCCGGGGCGGTCGTTCGATTCAACTGACGGCCAGGGAGTACTCGATCCTGCGAGTGCTGGCCGAGTCGCGTGGGGAGCCGGTGACGCGCGAGCGCTTTCTGGATAGGGCCTGGGGTTACACGGCGTTTCCGACAACGAGGACAGTGGACACGCACATTGCCGTCCTTCGGGGCAAGATTGAGGCCGACCCAGAGAAGCCTCGGTGGATCACGACGGTTCATGGCGTGGGATACCGGCTGGAGTCGCCTCCTCTTCAGGACGAAGCATGA